The following coding sequences are from one Thermostaphylospora chromogena window:
- a CDS encoding PLP-dependent cysteine synthase family protein, with amino-acid sequence MNRELRLLDEEAAERRSDPVRLHRFPLPEDWGITLYLLDETANPTGSLKHRVARALFRHAIRCGRIGSGTLVIEATGGNAAVSQAYFARLLGLPFVAVMPRKSSPEKIERIERYGGTAYLVHPPLAIYSEARKLADEQDGHYMDYLTHGASAVAAGAADDDIGRVLFERLTVEGVPMPRWVVVGAGSGTTATTIGRYIRRHGLSTGLAVVDPENSAYFPGWVLASDEYSTGMPSRIEGIGRPRIEPSFTPDLVDLVIPVADAASLAAMRFLYDTTGLRGGGSTGTNLWGAFLLIAKMRREGHRGTVATLICDDGDLYRASYYDDAWLRGKGFDLAPNLERLREFMVTGELAG; translated from the coding sequence GTGAACAGGGAACTGCGCCTGCTGGACGAGGAGGCCGCCGAACGCCGGAGCGACCCCGTACGGCTGCACAGGTTCCCGCTCCCCGAGGACTGGGGCATCACGCTGTACCTGCTGGACGAGACGGCCAACCCCACGGGCAGCCTGAAACACCGCGTGGCCAGGGCGCTGTTCCGGCATGCGATCCGCTGCGGCCGCATCGGCAGCGGCACCCTGGTGATCGAGGCGACCGGCGGCAACGCCGCGGTGTCGCAGGCGTACTTCGCCCGGCTCCTCGGCCTGCCGTTCGTGGCGGTCATGCCCCGCAAATCCAGCCCCGAGAAGATCGAGCGGATCGAACGCTACGGCGGCACCGCCTACCTGGTGCACCCGCCGCTGGCGATCTACAGCGAGGCGCGGAAGCTCGCCGACGAGCAGGACGGCCACTACATGGACTACCTCACCCACGGCGCGAGCGCCGTGGCCGCCGGCGCCGCCGACGACGACATCGGCCGGGTGCTCTTCGAACGGCTCACGGTGGAGGGCGTCCCGATGCCGCGCTGGGTCGTCGTGGGAGCGGGCAGCGGCACCACCGCGACCACGATCGGCCGGTACATCCGGCGGCACGGGTTGAGCACCGGGCTCGCCGTGGTGGACCCGGAGAACTCGGCCTACTTCCCGGGCTGGGTGCTGGCGTCCGACGAGTACTCCACGGGGATGCCCTCCCGCATCGAAGGCATCGGCCGTCCCCGGATCGAGCCCAGCTTCACCCCCGACCTGGTCGATTTGGTGATCCCGGTCGCCGACGCGGCGAGCCTGGCGGCCATGCGCTTCCTGTACGACACGACCGGTCTGCGCGGCGGCGGCTCGACCGGGACGAACCTGTGGGGAGCGTTCCTGCTGATCGCCAAGATGCGCCGCGAGGGCCACCGCGGCACCGTCGCCACCCTCATCTGCGACGACGGCGACCTGTACCGCGCCTCCTACTACGACGACGCGTGGCTGCGGGGGAAGGGCTTCGACCTCGCCCCCAATCTGGAGCGGCTACGCGAGTTCATGGTGACCGGCGAACTCGCCGGCTGA
- a CDS encoding quinone oxidoreductase family protein, whose amino-acid sequence MRAAVITDVATPPVYRDHPDPAGNGRDGMVVDVLAAGLHHLTRAKAQGLHYSSKTGYPLIPGVDGVVRDSEGNLRYVAQDDTSPGTFAERTVIDPRRSVVLPDDVDPVQIAAAMNPGMSSWIALRRRIRFQPGQRVLILGATGNAGRMAIQIAKLFGAAQVIAAGRDETRLKALTALGADETVTFDEVNRAADVDVVLDYVWGDPAADAMIPMLTARADRGTPLTWIQIGSMAGQTAPIPAAALRAARLEIVGSGIGSVSARDIIAELPDLARAVTDGAIEVRARAVPLAEVSRMWNAETDDRIVFVP is encoded by the coding sequence ATGCGTGCTGCTGTGATCACCGATGTCGCCACCCCGCCCGTCTACCGCGACCACCCCGACCCCGCCGGGAACGGCCGAGACGGGATGGTCGTGGACGTCCTCGCGGCCGGCCTGCACCACCTGACCCGGGCGAAGGCGCAAGGCTTGCACTACTCCAGCAAGACCGGCTACCCGCTCATCCCCGGCGTCGACGGCGTCGTACGCGACAGCGAGGGAAACCTCCGCTACGTGGCTCAGGACGACACGAGCCCGGGCACGTTCGCCGAGCGCACCGTGATCGACCCGCGCCGCAGCGTGGTCCTGCCGGACGACGTCGACCCGGTCCAGATCGCCGCCGCGATGAACCCGGGGATGTCCTCCTGGATCGCGCTGCGCCGCCGCATCCGGTTCCAGCCGGGACAGCGCGTCCTCATCCTCGGCGCCACCGGCAACGCCGGGCGGATGGCCATCCAGATCGCCAAGCTGTTCGGCGCCGCCCAGGTGATCGCCGCCGGACGGGACGAGACCCGGCTGAAGGCGCTGACCGCGCTGGGCGCGGACGAAACGGTGACCTTCGACGAGGTGAACCGCGCGGCCGACGTCGACGTCGTCCTCGATTACGTCTGGGGTGACCCCGCAGCCGACGCCATGATCCCGATGCTCACCGCCCGCGCCGACCGCGGCACCCCGCTGACCTGGATCCAGATCGGCTCGATGGCGGGCCAGACCGCGCCGATCCCCGCCGCCGCGCTGCGCGCCGCCCGGCTGGAGATCGTCGGCAGCGGCATCGGCTCCGTCTCCGCCCGCGACATCATCGCGGAGTTGCCCGACCTGGCCAGGGCGGTCACCGACGGCGCGATCGAGGTGCGGGCCCGCGCCGTACCGCTCGCCGAGGTCTCCCGGATGTGGAACGCCGAGACGGACGACCGCATCGTCTTCGTCCCCTGA
- a CDS encoding FAD-dependent monooxygenase, whose protein sequence is MASSTATTGRALVVGLGISGIATAIRLRQAGWEPVIVERAPTRRSGGYFIALFGTGQAAARRLGFLDRIPDRYPPNGVTYVVDRSGVRKPGLGFRDAPGTPRMLLRSDVERAAFATLPDDVEIRYATTPTRIEQDESGVEVTLEHDGTTVTERFDLVVGADGLRSTVRRLVFGPHEEHLHRLGYMIAAFLLPGPIGGLAPHEGASLLEPGRALWIFPFEDHPPGALFSYRTDDVDAQFTGRPADRVRAAYGPQAPGRLLGEALDALDATDDFLFDSVEQTRIDTWSRGRVVLVGDSAWCVGLYSGMGVSAGLAGADLLGTMLERHPGDIPAALRAWEDRLRPYIDAYQESGADRRNFVTPRSRLQVALRPMMARSARLPLIGRAAQLIEAGRKANRARQVDIAYVP, encoded by the coding sequence ATGGCTTCGTCGACCGCCACCACCGGACGAGCCCTGGTGGTCGGCCTGGGGATCAGCGGCATCGCCACGGCGATCCGGCTACGTCAAGCGGGCTGGGAACCGGTGATCGTGGAGAGAGCGCCGACCCGCCGCTCCGGCGGCTACTTCATCGCGCTCTTCGGCACCGGACAGGCCGCCGCGCGACGACTGGGATTCCTCGACCGCATCCCCGACCGTTATCCGCCGAACGGCGTCACCTACGTGGTGGACCGCTCCGGCGTCCGCAAACCCGGCCTGGGGTTCCGCGACGCGCCCGGCACCCCGCGCATGCTGCTGCGCAGCGACGTCGAACGCGCGGCCTTCGCCACGCTCCCCGACGATGTGGAAATCCGCTACGCGACCACGCCGACCCGCATCGAGCAGGACGAGTCCGGCGTCGAGGTGACCCTCGAACACGACGGCACCACGGTCACCGAACGATTCGACCTCGTGGTGGGCGCCGACGGGCTGCGGTCCACGGTCCGGCGCCTCGTCTTCGGCCCGCACGAGGAACACCTGCACCGGCTCGGCTACATGATCGCTGCTTTCCTGCTGCCCGGCCCGATCGGCGGACTCGCCCCGCACGAGGGCGCCAGCCTCCTCGAACCCGGCCGCGCCCTGTGGATCTTCCCGTTCGAAGACCACCCGCCCGGCGCGCTGTTCTCGTACCGCACCGACGACGTCGACGCCCAGTTCACCGGACGGCCCGCCGACCGGGTCCGCGCCGCGTACGGGCCGCAAGCGCCCGGCCGGCTGCTCGGCGAAGCACTCGACGCGCTCGACGCAACCGACGACTTCCTGTTCGACTCCGTGGAGCAGACCCGCATCGACACCTGGTCACGCGGCCGGGTGGTGCTGGTCGGCGACTCCGCGTGGTGCGTGGGCCTCTACTCCGGCATGGGCGTCTCCGCCGGGCTGGCCGGTGCCGACCTCCTCGGCACCATGCTGGAACGCCACCCCGGCGACATCCCCGCCGCCCTGCGCGCCTGGGAAGACCGGCTGCGGCCGTACATCGACGCCTACCAGGAGTCCGGTGCCGACAGGCGGAACTTCGTCACTCCCAGAAGCCGGCTGCAGGTCGCCCTACGGCCGATGATGGCGCGCAGCGCCCGCCTCCCGCTGATCGGCCGCGCCGCGCAGCTCATAGAGGCCGGCCGCAAGGCCAACCGGGCCAGGCAGGTCGACATCGCCTACGTCCCCTGA
- a CDS encoding MarR family winged helix-turn-helix transcriptional regulator, which translates to MRPDAQADAPTETSPTDTPQDAEPDTLEDALVRIAYLVMGVLTRIGAENDMSLTQLRVLGILRDRRGRVTELATHLGLDKSTMSGLVDRAERRGLLARGKNPEDGRGVDVFATPAGLELARRLREEFRRALAPSTERLTPEQRDQLTRLLECLLDEPHRAPAEPGRAR; encoded by the coding sequence ATGAGGCCCGATGCTCAGGCGGACGCCCCGACGGAGACGTCCCCGACGGACACGCCGCAGGATGCTGAACCGGACACGCTGGAGGACGCCCTCGTCCGTATCGCCTACCTCGTGATGGGCGTACTCACGCGCATCGGAGCGGAGAACGACATGTCTCTCACCCAGCTGCGCGTGCTCGGTATCCTGCGCGACCGCCGTGGCCGCGTAACCGAGCTGGCCACCCACCTCGGTCTGGACAAGTCGACGATGTCCGGGCTGGTCGACCGCGCTGAACGGCGCGGCCTGCTGGCGCGGGGGAAGAACCCCGAGGACGGGCGGGGCGTCGATGTGTTCGCCACCCCGGCCGGTCTTGAACTCGCGCGACGGCTGCGCGAGGAGTTCCGGCGCGCCCTGGCGCCGTCGACGGAACGGCTGACGCCGGAACAGCGCGATCAGCTCACCCGGCTGCTCGAATGCCTGCTGGATGAACCTCATCGCGCGCCCGCCGAGCCGGGGCGCGCGCGCTGA
- a CDS encoding sensor histidine kinase → MMRVPARLLRRMRVPARLLRRLPPVPLTIRLALSHMAVLVVALLAMNAVADSFDGSDYFDPSGIVDWQSLTAALAAMPNGTVDFELVWPALLVGFAAALVSSLVLSRFLLRPLRQVSAATHRLAKGHYDAVLEVPREPGLAALVEDVNRLAAALADIERRRARLVSEIAHEMRTPLTVLGGQIEGMADGIFTPDDAMFASLADDLNRLRRLADDLSNLSRAEEGAFDLQRTPTDVVALAHSTAERLRPQFDDARVALTVTSGPPVTASIDAGRVTQVLVNLLGNALAACDPGGRVSVTVRTGGVPRSYVEILVRDDGIGIAAHDLERIFNRFERIRHVGRPAPASGSGIGLTIARGIVHAHGGSLTAASEGLGKGATFTVRLPLRPGKTDASA, encoded by the coding sequence ATGATGCGTGTCCCAGCCCGCCTGCTACGGCGGATGCGGGTCCCAGCCCGCCTGCTGCGGCGGTTGCCGCCGGTGCCGCTCACCATCCGTCTGGCGCTGTCCCACATGGCGGTGCTGGTGGTGGCGCTCCTCGCGATGAACGCGGTCGCCGACTCCTTCGACGGTTCGGACTACTTCGACCCCAGCGGGATCGTCGATTGGCAGTCGTTGACGGCCGCCCTGGCCGCCATGCCCAACGGGACCGTCGACTTCGAACTGGTCTGGCCCGCGCTGCTCGTCGGTTTCGCCGCGGCGCTGGTGTCGTCCCTGGTGCTCTCCCGGTTCCTGCTACGGCCGCTGCGCCAGGTCAGCGCCGCGACCCACCGCCTCGCCAAGGGGCATTACGACGCCGTCCTGGAAGTCCCCCGGGAACCGGGGCTGGCCGCGCTGGTCGAAGACGTCAACCGGCTGGCGGCCGCGCTCGCCGACATCGAACGCCGCCGCGCCCGGCTGGTCTCGGAGATCGCTCACGAGATGCGGACCCCGCTCACCGTCCTCGGCGGCCAGATCGAGGGCATGGCCGATGGCATCTTCACCCCTGACGACGCCATGTTCGCCTCGCTCGCCGACGACCTGAACCGGCTGCGTCGCCTCGCGGACGACCTGTCCAACCTCTCCCGGGCCGAGGAGGGCGCCTTCGACCTGCAGCGCACGCCCACGGACGTGGTCGCGCTGGCGCACAGCACCGCCGAGCGGCTCCGCCCTCAGTTCGACGACGCCCGGGTCGCGCTCACCGTGACCTCCGGCCCACCCGTCACGGCTTCGATCGATGCGGGCCGTGTCACCCAGGTCCTGGTCAACCTGCTGGGCAACGCCTTGGCGGCTTGCGATCCGGGTGGCCGGGTGTCGGTCACCGTGCGCACCGGCGGCGTGCCGAGGTCGTATGTCGAGATCCTCGTCCGGGACGACGGGATCGGCATCGCCGCCCATGACCTCGAACGGATCTTCAACCGTTTCGAGCGCATCCGGCACGTGGGGCGTCCCGCTCCCGCGAGCGGCAGCGGCATCGGCCTCACCATCGCTCGCGGTATCGTCCACGCTCACGGCGGCAGCCTCACGGCCGCTTCCGAGGGGCTGGGCAAGGGGGCGACCTTCACCGTCCGGCTGCCGCTGCGGCCGGGCAAGACCGACGCTTCCGCCTGA
- a CDS encoding response regulator transcription factor, translating to MSTQRILVVDDEPKIRMTVRGYLEADGFEVLEAADGPSGLASVLRDQPDLVVLDVMLPGLDGFEVLRRIRATSQVPVILLTARTEEVDRVIGFTAGSDDYVTKPFSARELALRARAILRRAEGLNPSPEDRVLRFDGLVIDPDARTVVVDGDRTVELSALDFDLLLALAGAPGRVFTRRGLIEHVWGRDFFGDERVVDVHIRTLRRALGDDASAPRYVGTVRTVGYRFLARPVS from the coding sequence ATGAGCACCCAGCGCATTCTGGTCGTTGACGACGAACCCAAGATCCGGATGACGGTGCGCGGCTATCTGGAGGCGGACGGCTTCGAGGTTCTGGAGGCCGCGGACGGTCCGTCGGGTCTCGCCTCGGTCCTCCGTGACCAGCCTGATCTGGTGGTGCTCGATGTGATGCTGCCCGGGTTGGACGGGTTCGAAGTGCTGCGCCGGATCCGGGCGACGAGTCAGGTGCCGGTGATTCTGCTCACCGCCCGCACCGAGGAGGTGGACCGGGTCATCGGTTTCACGGCGGGCAGCGACGACTATGTCACCAAGCCGTTCAGCGCCCGTGAGCTCGCTTTGCGGGCGCGGGCCATCCTGCGCCGCGCGGAGGGCCTCAACCCGTCCCCGGAGGATCGCGTCCTGCGCTTCGACGGTCTGGTGATCGATCCCGACGCGCGGACCGTCGTCGTCGACGGGGACCGTACCGTGGAGCTGTCGGCGCTCGACTTCGATCTGCTGTTGGCCCTGGCCGGTGCGCCGGGCCGGGTGTTCACCCGCCGCGGGCTGATCGAGCACGTGTGGGGCCGCGACTTCTTCGGTGATGAACGCGTGGTGGACGTCCACATCCGTACCCTGCGGCGCGCGCTCGGCGATGATGCGAGCGCACCCCGCTACGTGGGGACGGTGCGGACCGTCGGCTACCGCTTCCTCGCCCGCCCGGTTTCCTGA
- a CDS encoding glycosyltransferase, giving the protein MPSGFPRRIVIGADTYPPDVNGAANFAYRLATGLAGRGHDVHVVCPAARDAGSERVTPGGPTVHRLVSYGTPFHPTFRVCVPWRIRGEVARLLSRIAPDVVHVQSHFGVGRTLIAAARRAGVPVVATNHFMPENLIGYVPLPGRLAAAACRLAWRDCRRVFRRARIVTAPTPRAVRLLREQGLDGTILPVSCGLDLRRFAQHPGRGADERLRVLFVGRLDAEKNVDVLLRALPLLPARLPVTVEIVGDGSRRGELEGLARTLGVADRVVFHGLVGDQEVLDAYARCDVFCMPGTAELQSLATMEAMAAGKPVVAADAMALPHLVHPGRNGLLFPPGDAPALAAALGSILGDPAVRAEMGDASREIVARHDIAATLDTFESLYQEAAEASRRLSTARRGDRYEHPAHSGR; this is encoded by the coding sequence ATGCCAAGCGGTTTCCCTCGGCGCATCGTCATCGGCGCGGACACCTACCCTCCCGACGTCAACGGCGCGGCGAACTTCGCCTACCGCCTGGCCACCGGGCTCGCCGGCCGTGGTCACGACGTTCACGTCGTCTGTCCCGCCGCCCGGGACGCCGGTTCGGAGCGGGTCACGCCCGGCGGTCCGACCGTGCACCGGCTCGTCTCATACGGCACCCCGTTCCATCCCACCTTTCGCGTCTGCGTGCCTTGGCGGATCCGCGGCGAGGTCGCCCGGTTGCTGAGCCGTATCGCGCCCGACGTGGTTCACGTGCAGTCCCATTTCGGGGTGGGCAGGACGCTGATCGCCGCCGCGCGGCGCGCAGGCGTACCGGTGGTGGCGACCAACCATTTCATGCCGGAGAACCTCATCGGTTACGTCCCGCTGCCCGGCCGGCTGGCCGCCGCGGCCTGCCGGCTGGCCTGGCGTGACTGCCGCCGGGTCTTCCGCCGCGCCCGGATCGTCACCGCGCCCACTCCCCGCGCGGTGCGGCTGCTGAGGGAGCAGGGGCTGGACGGTACCATCCTTCCGGTGTCCTGCGGCCTGGATCTGCGGCGTTTCGCCCAGCATCCGGGAAGGGGAGCGGACGAGAGACTGCGCGTGCTGTTCGTGGGCCGGTTGGACGCGGAGAAGAACGTGGACGTCCTCCTGCGCGCCCTGCCGCTGCTGCCCGCGCGGCTTCCGGTCACGGTCGAGATCGTGGGTGACGGCTCCCGCCGTGGTGAGCTGGAGGGTCTCGCCCGCACGCTCGGTGTCGCCGATCGTGTCGTGTTCCACGGGCTGGTCGGCGACCAGGAGGTGCTGGACGCCTACGCCCGCTGCGACGTGTTCTGCATGCCCGGGACCGCCGAGCTGCAGAGCCTGGCCACGATGGAGGCCATGGCCGCCGGGAAGCCCGTCGTCGCCGCCGACGCCATGGCCCTGCCCCATCTGGTGCACCCGGGACGCAACGGCCTGCTCTTCCCGCCCGGCGACGCTCCGGCCCTGGCTGCGGCCCTCGGCTCGATCCTGGGTGATCCCGCGGTCCGGGCGGAGATGGGCGACGCCAGCCGTGAGATCGTCGCCCGGCATGACATCGCGGCCACTTTGGATACCTTCGAGTCCCTCTATCAGGAAGCGGCCGAGGCGTCTCGGCGTCTCTCGACCGCCCGGCGCGGAGACAGGTATGAGCACCCAGCGCATTCTGGTCGTTGA
- a CDS encoding DUF998 domain-containing protein, which produces MDGSHLTRKLAVAARAGLAGALVGATALHIGWAKQVDTVRHAVSDYALSKGANRVFAGTVASLSAGSVALLAGLVRSRLPVGASATALLGAWCGGMVLSGIFPTDPLGGVPTVRGLTHRYAAGGAMAALPAVGLLIARRLRGLPGWERKARSLRRISWASAAGCLGFMGTHLCATAAKPTRAARVVGGWLGLAERVTLALELGLLFLLAEAVQESWEGR; this is translated from the coding sequence ATGGACGGCTCTCACCTCACACGGAAGCTCGCGGTCGCGGCTCGTGCAGGGCTGGCCGGGGCGTTGGTCGGTGCCACCGCGCTGCACATCGGGTGGGCGAAGCAGGTGGACACCGTGCGGCACGCGGTCAGCGACTACGCGCTGAGTAAGGGCGCGAACCGGGTTTTCGCCGGGACCGTGGCCAGTCTCTCGGCGGGGTCGGTGGCGCTGCTCGCCGGGCTTGTGCGGTCCAGGCTGCCGGTCGGGGCGTCGGCGACCGCTCTGCTGGGCGCGTGGTGCGGCGGGATGGTGCTCAGCGGGATCTTCCCGACCGATCCGCTGGGCGGTGTTCCCACGGTTCGCGGGCTGACGCACCGGTACGCGGCGGGTGGTGCCATGGCGGCGCTCCCGGCCGTCGGTCTCCTGATCGCCCGGCGGCTGCGGGGCCTGCCCGGCTGGGAGAGGAAGGCGCGGTCGCTGCGCCGGATCTCTTGGGCGAGCGCTGCCGGCTGTCTCGGCTTCATGGGGACGCACCTGTGCGCCACGGCCGCCAAGCCGACCCGGGCGGCGCGCGTTGTCGGCGGCTGGCTGGGTCTGGCCGAGCGGGTGACCCTCGCGTTGGAACTGGGTTTGCTGTTCCTGCTGGCCGAGGCGGTGCAGGAGAGCTGGGAGGGCCGGTGA